The Pseudomonadota bacterium genome includes a window with the following:
- the ssb gene encoding single-stranded DNA-binding protein, producing MAGSVNKVILVGNLGADPDVRSLQSGDKLVNLSLATSETWRDRQSGERREKTEWHRVVIFNENLAKVAEQYLRKGSKIYIEGALQTRKWQDQNGQDRYSTEVVLQKYRGELTMLDGRNDGQGASGGQMGYGSGGASMPQDRGPAPAIGSDLDDDIPF from the coding sequence ATGGCAGGTAGCGTTAACAAGGTCATTTTGGTGGGCAATCTGGGTGCGGACCCTGATGTGCGCTCGTTGCAGTCGGGCGACAAGCTGGTCAACCTATCTTTGGCGACGTCCGAAACGTGGCGCGATCGCCAGTCTGGCGAGCGCCGTGAGAAGACCGAATGGCACCGCGTGGTGATCTTCAATGAGAACCTGGCCAAGGTGGCTGAGCAATATCTGCGCAAGGGTTCAAAGATTTACATCGAAGGCGCACTGCAGACGCGCAAGTGGCAGGACCAGAACGGTCAGGATCGCTACTCGACCGAAGTTGTGCTGCAGAAGTATCGCGGCGAACTGACGATGCTTGACGGCCGCAATGACGGTCAGGGGGCATCTGGTGGTCAGATGGGATATGGCAGTGGAGGCGCGTCAATGCCGCAAGATCGCGGACCAGCACCGGCCATTGGTTCTGACCTGGACGACGATATCCCATTCTAG
- the uvrA gene encoding excinuclease ABC subunit UvrA has translation MAASKPPVPAHSNKYLTVTGAREHNLKDVSVSLPRDSLVVMTGLSGSGKSSLAFDTIYAEGQRRYVESLSAYARQFLEMMQKPDVDQIDGLSPAISIEQKTTSRNPRSTVATVTEIYDYMRLLWARVGVPYSPATGLPIESQTVSQMVDRVMALPEGTRLYLLAPIVRQRKGEYRKEIAELMKQGFQRLKVDGDYYEIADAPKLDKKYKHDIDVVVDRIVVRDDLATRLADSFETALKLADGLAVAEFADLKEGEPLPERIMFSERFACPESGFTIPEIEPRLFSFNSPQGACPTCDGLGTTLEFEEALIVPDPSLSLRQGAVAPWAKTGNTSPYYTQTLEAICRHYKASMAKSWSDLPEKVQQVILYGSGDEDITFTYDDGLRSYKTKKPFEGVIGNIERRWRETDSQWVREELARYQSDRPCEACKGYRLRPEALAVKIDGEHISAISTLSIAAANDWFNALPEKLTDKQNAIAKAILKEIRDRLKFLNDVGLQYLTLSRSSGTLSGGESQRIRLASQIGSGLTGVLYVLDEPSIGLHQRDNDRLLDTLKHLRDLGNTVIVVEHDEDAVRTADYVVDIGPGAGVHGGQIVAEGTPGEVMANPKSLTGKYLSGTMAIPFPAKRRKGKKGQSIAVKGARGNNLKGVDAKIPLGTFTCVTGVSGGGKSTFLLETIYKVAARRLNGARDNPAPHDSITGLEYLDKVIDIDQSPIGRTPRSNPATYTGAFTPIRDWFAGLPEAKARGYAPGRFSFNVKGGRCEACQGDGVIKIEMHFLPDVYVTCDVCHGKRYNRETLDIQFKGKSIADVLDMTVEEGAEFFSAVPAVRDKLVTLNRVGLGYIKVGQQATTLSGGEAQRVKLAKELSKRSTGRTLYILDEPTTGLHFHDVAKLLEVLHELVEQGNTVVVIEHNLEVIKTADWIIDLGPEGGDGGGELVAVGTPEQIVKEPRSYTGHYLADVLARSSAKSVAAE, from the coding sequence ATGGCCGCTTCTAAACCGCCAGTCCCTGCGCATTCCAACAAGTATCTCACCGTGACCGGTGCACGCGAGCACAACCTCAAAGATGTGAGCGTCTCTCTGCCCCGCGACAGTCTGGTGGTGATGACCGGCCTGTCAGGGTCGGGAAAATCGTCGCTCGCGTTTGATACGATTTACGCCGAGGGGCAGCGCCGCTACGTTGAGAGCTTATCGGCCTATGCGCGGCAGTTCCTCGAAATGATGCAGAAGCCGGACGTCGATCAGATCGACGGCCTATCACCGGCCATTTCAATCGAGCAGAAGACGACCAGCCGCAATCCGCGCTCCACGGTGGCGACGGTCACCGAGATTTACGACTACATGCGGCTTTTGTGGGCGCGGGTGGGCGTCCCCTACTCGCCTGCTACCGGCTTGCCGATTGAGAGCCAGACTGTCAGCCAGATGGTCGACCGGGTAATGGCCCTGCCGGAAGGCACGCGGCTTTATCTGCTCGCGCCGATTGTACGCCAGCGTAAAGGCGAATACCGCAAGGAAATCGCCGAACTTATGAAACAGGGCTTCCAACGCCTGAAAGTCGACGGCGACTATTACGAGATCGCCGACGCGCCAAAACTCGACAAAAAGTACAAGCACGACATCGATGTGGTCGTGGACCGCATCGTCGTGCGCGATGATCTCGCAACCCGGCTGGCCGACAGCTTCGAGACCGCGCTCAAGCTCGCTGATGGGCTCGCCGTTGCCGAATTCGCCGATCTCAAGGAGGGCGAGCCGCTGCCCGAGCGCATCATGTTTTCCGAGCGCTTCGCATGCCCTGAATCAGGCTTTACCATCCCGGAAATCGAGCCGCGGCTGTTTTCCTTCAACTCGCCGCAAGGCGCCTGCCCGACCTGCGATGGGCTTGGCACAACACTGGAGTTTGAAGAGGCGCTGATCGTCCCCGATCCTTCCCTCTCGCTGCGCCAGGGGGCGGTGGCACCGTGGGCGAAGACAGGCAACACCTCACCGTACTACACGCAAACGCTCGAAGCGATCTGCCGCCACTATAAGGCGTCGATGGCGAAGTCCTGGAGCGACCTGCCGGAGAAAGTCCAGCAGGTGATCCTCTATGGCTCTGGCGATGAGGATATCACCTTCACCTACGACGATGGCTTGCGCTCGTACAAAACCAAAAAGCCCTTCGAGGGTGTGATCGGCAACATCGAACGGCGCTGGCGTGAAACCGACTCGCAATGGGTTCGCGAAGAGTTGGCCCGGTATCAGTCCGACCGGCCGTGTGAGGCCTGCAAAGGCTATCGCCTCCGGCCCGAAGCACTTGCCGTCAAGATCGATGGCGAGCACATCAGCGCGATTTCAACGCTGTCGATCGCTGCCGCCAATGATTGGTTCAACGCGCTACCGGAAAAGCTCACCGACAAACAGAATGCGATTGCCAAGGCGATCCTGAAGGAAATCCGAGATCGCCTGAAATTTCTCAACGATGTCGGTCTGCAGTATCTGACGCTTTCGCGATCATCGGGCACGTTATCGGGTGGCGAAAGTCAGCGCATTCGCCTCGCTTCTCAGATTGGTTCCGGCCTCACGGGCGTCTTGTACGTCCTTGATGAGCCATCCATCGGTTTGCACCAGCGGGATAATGACCGCCTGCTTGATACGCTCAAGCACCTGCGTGACCTGGGTAACACGGTCATCGTTGTCGAGCATGATGAAGACGCGGTGCGGACCGCCGATTATGTCGTCGATATCGGCCCCGGTGCCGGCGTTCATGGCGGCCAGATTGTGGCCGAAGGCACGCCCGGCGAGGTCATGGCCAACCCCAAGTCGCTCACGGGGAAATACTTGTCGGGGACGATGGCGATCCCGTTCCCTGCGAAGCGTCGCAAGGGCAAAAAGGGCCAATCCATCGCAGTGAAGGGCGCGCGCGGCAACAATCTCAAGGGCGTCGATGCGAAGATACCGCTGGGCACGTTTACCTGCGTGACGGGTGTGTCGGGCGGTGGAAAGTCGACCTTTCTGCTTGAGACCATCTACAAGGTTGCAGCCCGGCGTCTGAACGGTGCGCGCGACAACCCCGCGCCGCACGATTCAATCACTGGCCTCGAATATCTCGACAAAGTCATCGACATCGATCAGTCGCCGATTGGGCGTACCCCGCGATCAAACCCGGCCACCTACACCGGCGCGTTCACACCGATCCGCGATTGGTTTGCGGGCCTGCCGGAGGCGAAGGCGCGCGGTTACGCGCCGGGGCGCTTCTCGTTCAACGTTAAAGGCGGGCGCTGTGAGGCCTGCCAGGGCGATGGGGTCATCAAGATTGAGATGCACTTCCTGCCCGATGTCTACGTGACCTGCGATGTCTGCCACGGCAAACGCTATAACCGCGAAACGCTGGACATTCAGTTCAAAGGTAAGTCGATAGCCGACGTGCTCGATATGACCGTTGAAGAAGGGGCGGAGTTCTTCTCCGCCGTTCCCGCCGTCCGCGACAAGCTCGTGACGTTGAACCGGGTCGGGCTCGGTTACATCAAGGTCGGTCAGCAAGCGACGACGCTTTCAGGCGGCGAAGCGCAGCGCGTGAAGTTGGCCAAGGAACTGTCCAAGCGCTCAACAGGCCGGACACTTTACATTCTCGATGAGCCCACAACAGGCTTGCATTTCCACGATGTGGCCAAGCTGCTTGAAGTGCTGCATGAGCTGGTGGAACAGGGCAATACGGTCGTTGTGATCGAGCACAATCTGGAAGTGATCAAGACGGCGGACTGGATTATCGATTTAGGCCCGGAAGGTGGTGACGGCGGCGGCGAACTCGTCGCAGTCGGGACGCCAGAACAGATTGTCAAAGAGCCACGTTCCTATACCGGCCATTATTTGGCGGACGTCCTGGCGCGCAGCTCGGCGAAGTCAGTTGCAGCGGAATAG
- the rlmJ gene encoding 23S rRNA (adenine(2030)-N(6))-methyltransferase RlmJ, producing MLSYQHAYHAGNAADVHKHALLALALEYLVRKDKPISYIETHAGRGMYDLAGAESAKTGEARHGVQALLQRFAKDHPYRKAIEAFRNEHGPMAYPGSPLIAHQFKRSADRFQLAEFHPQEHTVLSEAMPKSGIHVYHEDGFPWAARICPPTPRRGLIFIDPSYELDHDFSGLPSFLGGLHKLWPVGVIMLWYPLLKTGEGAEMAKAIAALGLPKCVRHEVSFGAASGHHRLIGSGVLCVNAPYTFEADAKAVGALFQS from the coding sequence ATGCTCTCTTACCAACATGCCTATCATGCCGGGAATGCTGCCGACGTCCACAAGCATGCCCTGCTTGCACTCGCCTTGGAGTACCTCGTCCGCAAGGACAAGCCAATCAGCTACATCGAAACGCATGCGGGTCGCGGGATGTACGATCTCGCCGGCGCTGAGAGCGCGAAAACGGGCGAGGCGCGCCACGGCGTGCAGGCCCTCCTTCAACGCTTTGCCAAGGATCATCCTTACCGCAAAGCGATTGAGGCGTTTCGCAATGAGCATGGCCCGATGGCCTATCCCGGCTCGCCATTGATCGCGCACCAATTCAAACGCAGCGCGGACCGCTTCCAACTGGCGGAGTTTCACCCACAGGAACATACTGTACTGTCGGAGGCGATGCCAAAATCAGGCATCCATGTGTACCACGAGGATGGTTTCCCGTGGGCTGCGCGCATCTGCCCGCCGACGCCACGACGCGGATTGATCTTTATCGATCCAAGCTACGAGCTCGACCACGACTTTTCCGGGCTGCCCAGCTTTCTAGGCGGGCTGCACAAGCTTTGGCCGGTTGGCGTGATCATGCTGTGGTATCCCCTTCTCAAAACCGGCGAAGGCGCGGAAATGGCGAAAGCGATCGCTGCACTTGGGCTGCCGAAATGTGTCCGGCATGAGGTGAGCTTCGGTGCCGCCTCGGGACACCATCGGCTTATCGGTAGCGGCGTTTTATGCGTCAATGCACCGTACACGTTCGAAGCCGACGCGAAGGCTGTTGGAGCGCTTTTTCAGTCCTGA